The Juglans regia cultivar Chandler chromosome 1, Walnut 2.0, whole genome shotgun sequence nucleotide sequence ATTTATGCAATTTGACCATGTATATACGTACCTTCACCTTTTAGCCAGATTAAACTCTAGCCGAAAACCCGAgaacatttcattttgattcCTTCTGAAAACAAATCAGGAAAGAAAATCAGTATCATTACTGCAGATCCTGTAAGAGTATATATCTCATACCTATTTTTATTGACAAACTGTATTTTTACTCGGGGAagttatttctcatttataagACCGGCCGTCACCTTATAATGCTTGAATCccttttgtattatatttttagggAAAATTATAATCTTTTCTAATATTTACTTGTTATAAGATCATCTTGCAGATTTTAACTTTGGATGGTGATGCTTTACCCTTTTAGACACTGCCATCATGTCGTAGCCTGTTAATTATTTTCTGCAATCTTCTAGGATTCTTTTCACCTTTTATCGTTAAACAAATTTATTTGGTGAAATTCTTGATCTACTTGAATTTCTGATCTATTCATTTTTCCTCTTATTTCGTCGTCCCCAAGATTCAAATCCTAGACATATATGTTTCACTTCATAAACTCAAAGCAAGCTTGATGCTTTCTGGTTTCTGTTTATCATgaaataattacacaaaaaaaattccttCACATATAAAGACcacttttttagttttcttgaatttctaaCGACCTTTCTTTCTTATACTATTGTCGCATTTGATGTTGGATCCTGTTTGATTTGCAGAGGAGAAAGCGGAGCATGGCATCATCATCGAATTCTCCATGTGCAGCGTGCAAGTTTCTGAGGCGTAAATGCCAGCCGGAGTGCGTTTTTGCACCGTATTTCCCCCCGGACCAGCCCCAGAAATTCGCAAACGTGCACAAGGTGTTTGGTGCAAGCAACGTGACCAAGCTTCTGAACGAGTTGCACTCACACCAGCGAGAGGACGCCGTGAATTCTCTCGCCTATGAGGCTGACATGCGTCTCCGGGACCCTGTCTACGGCTGCGTGGGAGTCATCTCTCTCCTCCAACACCAACTCCGGCAACTCCAGATGGACCTCAGTTGCGCCAAATCTGAACTCTCCAAATACCAAAACTTGGGCATCACAAGCCACGGCCTAATagccgccgccgccgccgctGCCGCCACGAATCACAACCACCAGCAGAACTTGGGGATTAATCTGATCGGTGCCGGCCGCGACCACCATCACTACCATCACCAGTTCTTTCCTAGGGATCAGCAACAGATGATAAGGAGCTTTGATTCGGGAAACAACTATGATGCAAGCCTTTTAGCCATGAACGTCTCGGCAAGCATAGGACAACTGAGTCAGTTTCAGCAACCTAGGACTGCTACTGGGGACGACCGACGCACCATTGATCCCTCTTAGAGTTTCTTTACTTTCatggattaaaaaaaacttgCCCAAACCCATAATAGGTACATGTCCAAACTCTTACGATCGATAATCATGACATGAATcgatgttttaattattaatgcTATCCTTCATATTGTTTTTGTGGTAATAACAAAAGTACTACTAATGATAATAGTACAATTATATCTactgttattaattattatggTAATTATCCTATGATCATAACTATTTCGGTGCTAGTCATGTGGGAGTTTTATCACGAGTTATgactaaattttttatcttctgACCCTTTTTATGTAGATTGCAAGGCAGAAAAGAAGGGTGGGTTACTTTTAGTTTAATGTTGGAATTAGAGTCCTGAAATTATgctattttttatgtaattaaaatatatataattgatacaAATTAAGCTTGAAACTAGATTTACAATTAGAGTCTTGCTAGTTACGAGTTGTTTGACGTATCAAACCGAGTAATTaacatttatatgattttttttattgaaaagaaaaaaaaaatatcttacatATGTGCGCGATTTGATgcacaaattatcttataagaCACTTTTCCTTACAATTAACatgaattatttatgtattagaGAGCTCGATCTTCTGATGATATCAACATCGACTGAGCTCTCGatctcttaaaagaaaaaaagaattaaaatatgcaGACACAAATTCCAGTACTGTTGAGGTGTTGACCAAAAACCTAGCCAaacaattagctagctagctgtataATATCATGTACAGATAGAGGAAATATGGCTCTGAAATAATGTATCCGCGCGCGCATGACTAGTTTATTGTCCTGACCAGTTGAGACTGTGTGGTTCAGCGTCCTGACTCCAGACTCTGCAGTCCTTTTTCTTTATGATGATACAGCCTACAATACGCACGGTTGTGTGACAACATTATACTCAGTACTGCCATTTCAGTGTCTCATACAATTGACCCTCGGTATACATCCCTTTTGTGCATTTATATATtaggaatatttaattaactcgggaatatataattaattattaactcagaaaatattatattctatatatcgttaatattaattaattatttttcttttgctttcacATGCAGGGCTTGGACCTTTGAAGGATTCAGCTTTGAAAGAAGATttaggagggagggagagagagagagttgggttcttttttttttttttttttgttaatcctAATTATTGATACATGACTTTGTCACTTAATTTAGTTCATAGTTTCAACTATATTtttctgatgatgatcatcgatcgtgttataaaaatatactagcTCTTTCACAGCTTGCACTGTAATTCCAAAGACTAGTACGTGGGGTTTTCCTCTTAAAAAGTGCCATGACAGACACGTACTTAGTCTCTTTTGTTTCGACTCCTTTGAACTTTTCTGATCCTGCACAGTACTTGTCC carries:
- the LOC109019432 gene encoding protein ASYMMETRIC LEAVES 2-like; amino-acid sequence: MASSSNSPCAACKFLRRKCQPECVFAPYFPPDQPQKFANVHKVFGASNVTKLLNELHSHQREDAVNSLAYEADMRLRDPVYGCVGVISLLQHQLRQLQMDLSCAKSELSKYQNLGITSHGLIAAAAAAAATNHNHQQNLGINLIGAGRDHHHYHHQFFPRDQQQMIRSFDSGNNYDASLLAMNVSASIGQLSQFQQPRTATGDDRRTIDPS